In Kineococcus mangrovi, a single genomic region encodes these proteins:
- a CDS encoding endonuclease/exonuclease/phosphatase family protein, whose protein sequence is MPRERRPRSTAALVGTVVATGAVAAGAAVVGAPDWFGLAGQRPFVWTVPFRVPVGLGLAGLAVLTGLTGLRWRRTLPAATALALAAAGSLGTTLARGVSPGQVPAARAGDVTVLAANVYLARADRDGVARLAVDGLADVVSLPESTREYADDVATRIETATGTGVQVFYRDDRDDRFGTALLVSDRLGEYRATGELTGGVKAVVTAAPVSGDGPVLAAAHTAAPVSGLLLPWAAEVRAVADWCARTPGALLAGDLNATLDHPGLHLRGSCVDAGAQTGTGARGTWPARHPALLGATIDHALADGNRWRAVGSRVQEIPGSDHRALLSRWRPVG, encoded by the coding sequence GTGCCCCGCGAACGTCGTCCCCGCAGCACCGCCGCGCTCGTCGGGACCGTCGTGGCGACCGGGGCCGTGGCCGCCGGGGCGGCCGTCGTCGGGGCCCCGGACTGGTTCGGTCTGGCCGGGCAGCGCCCGTTCGTGTGGACGGTGCCGTTCCGCGTGCCGGTCGGCCTCGGCCTCGCCGGTCTGGCCGTCCTCACGGGCCTGACCGGTCTGCGCTGGCGGCGCACCCTGCCCGCCGCGACGGCGCTGGCCCTGGCCGCGGCCGGTTCCCTCGGCACGACCCTCGCCCGCGGCGTCTCGCCCGGGCAGGTGCCGGCCGCGCGCGCCGGGGACGTGACCGTCCTGGCGGCCAACGTCTACCTCGCCCGCGCCGACCGCGACGGGGTGGCCCGGCTCGCCGTCGACGGCCTCGCCGACGTCGTGTCGCTGCCGGAGTCCACGCGCGAGTACGCCGACGACGTCGCCACCCGCATCGAGACGGCCACCGGCACCGGGGTGCAGGTCTTCTACCGCGACGACCGCGACGACCGGTTCGGCACGGCGCTGCTCGTCTCGGACCGGCTGGGGGAGTACCGCGCGACCGGGGAGCTGACCGGCGGGGTGAAGGCCGTCGTCACCGCCGCGCCCGTCTCCGGTGACGGGCCGGTCCTGGCCGCCGCCCACACCGCCGCGCCCGTCTCCGGGCTGCTCCTGCCGTGGGCCGCCGAGGTGCGGGCCGTCGCCGACTGGTGCGCGCGGACGCCGGGGGCGCTGCTCGCGGGCGACCTCAACGCCACCCTCGACCACCCCGGCCTGCACCTGCGGGGCTCGTGCGTCGACGCCGGTGCGCAGACGGGCACCGGTGCGCGCGGCACCTGGCCGGCCAGGCACCCCGCCCTCCTGGGCGCCACGATCGACCACGCCCTGGCTGACGGGAACCGTTGGCGGGCGGTCGGATCGCGCGTGCAGGAGATCCCCGGCAGCGACCACCGGGCGCTGCTGTCCCGGTGGCGCCCGGTGGGCTGA
- a CDS encoding SpoIIE family protein phosphatase: GLAAGDGRVEHVNAAGAAIHGLTPADMVGRPLSDVFPAAVGSDFHAQLRRTRAEGGLVTWTGPVPGTDRWIAVRARRVDGPDDERTVLCSFRDVTAERALEVERDALTRSLQRSLEHTTRLLRLSEALTATRTVADVAEVATAAARDGFGAAHAALSVVDHDRRVLRTPFTGRYAPGARQEWQDLPLDDPGPGTLALREGRPRFDDEATLRAEFPDLTHRWDAAHVRFLATVPLVAAGRAVGLLTVVWTEEPDLPESRRAMLVALVSYTTQALQRALLLDERTATARTLQNSLLTTDLPQVGGLELVARYVAAHAEDQVGGDWYDGILLPDGTTLLVIGDVTGHDITAAAEMGQLRIALRALAVDRDDPPALLLDRLEAVVDSFRTDAILASCLVARVEQSAADRAAGVRTLRWANAGHPPPVLVLADGSARVLDAAPDLLLGVGAGHRADHVVQVPAGATLLLYTDGLVERRDLDLDTGIEWLRGRAAGLAVPDLAGALDDLLAEVAHAGGDDVALLAVRFHDLPRPALTYDHLS, from the coding sequence GCCGGACCCGCGCCGAGGGCGGCCTCGTCACCTGGACCGGGCCCGTCCCCGGCACCGACCGGTGGATCGCCGTCCGGGCCCGGCGCGTCGACGGCCCGGACGACGAGCGCACCGTGCTGTGCTCGTTCCGCGACGTCACCGCCGAGCGGGCGCTGGAGGTCGAGCGCGACGCCCTCACCCGCTCGCTGCAGCGCTCCCTGGAGCACACGACGCGGCTGCTGCGGCTGTCCGAGGCGCTGACGGCCACGCGCACGGTCGCCGACGTCGCCGAGGTCGCCACCGCGGCCGCCCGCGACGGGTTCGGGGCCGCCCACGCCGCCCTGTCGGTCGTCGACCACGACCGACGGGTGCTGCGCACCCCCTTCACCGGCCGCTACGCGCCGGGTGCCCGGCAGGAGTGGCAGGACCTGCCGCTGGACGACCCCGGCCCCGGGACGCTGGCCCTGCGCGAGGGACGGCCCCGCTTCGACGACGAGGCCACCCTGCGCGCCGAGTTCCCCGACCTCACCCACCGCTGGGACGCCGCGCACGTGCGGTTCCTGGCCACCGTGCCCCTCGTCGCGGCCGGCCGGGCCGTCGGGCTGCTCACCGTCGTCTGGACCGAGGAACCGGACCTGCCCGAGAGCCGGCGGGCCATGCTCGTGGCCCTCGTCTCCTACACCACCCAGGCGCTGCAACGCGCCCTGCTCCTGGACGAGCGGACCGCGACCGCCCGCACCCTGCAGAACTCCCTGCTCACGACGGACCTGCCGCAGGTCGGCGGCCTGGAGCTCGTCGCCCGCTACGTCGCCGCCCACGCCGAGGACCAGGTCGGCGGCGACTGGTACGACGGGATCCTCCTGCCGGACGGGACGACCCTGCTCGTCATCGGGGACGTCACCGGGCACGACATCACCGCGGCGGCCGAGATGGGCCAGCTGCGCATCGCCCTGCGCGCCCTCGCCGTCGACCGCGACGACCCGCCCGCCCTGCTGCTGGACCGCCTCGAGGCCGTCGTCGACTCCTTCCGCACCGACGCGATCCTCGCCAGCTGCCTCGTCGCCCGCGTCGAGCAGTCCGCCGCCGACCGCGCCGCGGGGGTGCGGACCCTGCGCTGGGCCAACGCCGGGCACCCCCCGCCCGTCCTCGTGCTGGCCGACGGCAGCGCCCGCGTCCTGGACGCCGCCCCGGACCTGCTGCTCGGGGTGGGGGCCGGGCACCGCGCCGACCACGTCGTGCAGGTCCCCGCCGGGGCGACGCTGCTGCTCTACACCGACGGTCTCGTCGAGCGCCGCGACCTCGACCTCGACACCGGGATCGAGTGGTTGCGCGGGCGCGCCGCCGGCCTGGCCGTCCCCGACCTGGCCGGGGCCCTGGACGACCTGCTCGCCGAGGTCGCCCACGCCGGCGGGGACGACGTGGCCCTGCTCGCGGTCCGGTTCCACGACCTGCCCCGACCCGCCCTGACCTACGATCACCTGTCGTGA
- the acs gene encoding acetate--CoA ligase, whose translation MSTPQDQPTTPTVPPSPEFAAQAVAQADLYERAAADRLGFWAEQARENVTWDTDFTDVLDWSNAPFARWFVGGKLNVAVNCVDRHVEAGHGDRVALHFEGEPGDTRAVTYAELHEQVQRAANALASLGVERGDRVAIYLPMLVESVVAMLACARLGAAHSVVFGGFSADALNSRIDDAQAKLVITCDGSYRRGKPTTLKPAVDAALAKGAPSVTNVLVVRRNGEAVDWVEGRDVWWHEALEAAAPQHEAEAFDAENPLFVLYTSGTTGKPKGILHTSGGYLVQTAYTTKNVFDVKPERDVYWCTADIGWVTGHSYIVYGPLANGLTQVVYEGTPDTPDKDRWWSIVEKYGVTVLYTAPTAIRTCMKWGEEHPARHDLSSLRVLGSVGENINPEAWNWYRRVIGSERTPVADTWWQTETGAQMIAPLPGVTALKPGSAQVPLPGIVADVVDDAGEPVGPGQTGYLVLTEPWPAMLRGIWGDEQRFKDTYWSRFPGRYFAGDGAKRDEDGDIWLLGRVDDVMNVSGHRLSTAEIESALVSHPDVAEAAVVGASDETTGQAVVAFVILRGGHEQGPDTVADLRDHVAREIGPIAKPRSIMVVAELPKTRSGKIMRRLLRDVAEHRRPGDVTTLTDSSVMDAISAGMTASSQD comes from the coding sequence GTGAGCACGCCGCAGGACCAGCCGACCACCCCCACGGTGCCGCCGAGCCCGGAGTTCGCGGCGCAGGCCGTCGCACAGGCCGACCTCTACGAGCGGGCCGCGGCCGACCGGCTCGGGTTCTGGGCCGAGCAGGCCCGCGAGAACGTCACGTGGGACACCGACTTCACCGACGTCCTGGACTGGTCGAACGCCCCGTTCGCGCGGTGGTTCGTCGGCGGGAAGCTCAACGTCGCCGTGAACTGCGTGGACCGGCACGTCGAGGCCGGGCACGGCGACCGGGTCGCGCTGCACTTCGAGGGCGAACCGGGCGACACCCGCGCCGTCACGTACGCCGAACTGCACGAGCAGGTCCAGCGGGCCGCGAACGCGCTGGCGTCGCTCGGGGTCGAGCGCGGTGACCGCGTCGCGATCTACCTGCCGATGCTCGTCGAGTCCGTCGTGGCGATGCTGGCGTGCGCCCGGCTGGGGGCGGCGCACTCGGTGGTGTTCGGCGGGTTCTCCGCCGACGCGCTGAACTCCCGCATCGACGACGCGCAGGCCAAGCTCGTCATCACCTGCGACGGCTCCTACCGCCGAGGCAAGCCCACCACGCTGAAACCCGCCGTCGACGCGGCCCTGGCCAAGGGCGCCCCCAGCGTCACGAACGTCCTCGTCGTGCGCCGCAACGGCGAGGCCGTCGACTGGGTCGAGGGCCGCGACGTGTGGTGGCACGAGGCGTTGGAAGCCGCTGCGCCGCAGCACGAGGCGGAGGCGTTCGACGCGGAGAACCCGCTGTTCGTCCTGTACACCTCGGGCACGACGGGCAAACCCAAGGGCATCCTGCACACCTCCGGCGGGTACCTCGTCCAGACCGCGTACACGACGAAGAACGTGTTCGACGTAAAGCCCGAGCGCGACGTCTACTGGTGCACCGCCGACATCGGCTGGGTCACCGGCCACAGCTACATCGTCTACGGCCCGCTCGCGAACGGGCTGACCCAGGTCGTCTACGAGGGCACCCCGGACACCCCCGACAAGGACCGCTGGTGGTCCATCGTCGAGAAGTACGGCGTCACCGTCCTCTACACCGCGCCGACGGCGATCCGCACCTGCATGAAGTGGGGCGAGGAGCACCCGGCCCGCCACGACCTGTCCTCGTTGCGCGTGCTGGGCAGCGTCGGGGAGAACATCAACCCCGAGGCGTGGAACTGGTACCGCCGCGTCATCGGGTCCGAGCGCACGCCCGTCGCGGACACCTGGTGGCAGACCGAGACGGGCGCGCAGATGATCGCCCCGCTGCCCGGCGTCACCGCGCTGAAGCCGGGGTCGGCGCAGGTGCCGCTGCCGGGGATCGTGGCCGACGTCGTCGACGACGCGGGCGAGCCCGTCGGCCCCGGGCAGACCGGCTACCTCGTCCTCACCGAGCCGTGGCCGGCGATGCTGCGCGGCATCTGGGGCGACGAGCAGCGCTTCAAGGACACGTACTGGTCGCGCTTCCCGGGCCGCTACTTCGCCGGGGACGGCGCCAAGCGCGACGAGGACGGCGACATCTGGCTGCTCGGCCGCGTCGACGACGTCATGAACGTCTCCGGGCACCGGCTGTCCACCGCGGAGATCGAGTCCGCGCTCGTGTCCCACCCCGACGTCGCCGAGGCCGCGGTCGTGGGGGCCAGCGACGAGACGACCGGGCAGGCCGTGGTCGCGTTCGTCATCCTCCGCGGCGGTCACGAGCAGGGGCCGGACACCGTGGCGGACCTGCGCGACCACGTCGCCAGGGAGATCGGGCCCATCGCCAAGCCGAGGTCGATCATGGTCGTCGCGGAGCTGCCGAAGACCCGCTCGGGCAAGATCATGCGCCGTCTCCTGCGGGACGTCGCCGAGCACCGCCGGCCCGGGGACGTCACGACGCTGACGGACTCCTCGGTCATGGACGCCATCTCGGCCGGCATGACCGCCTCGTCCCAGGACTGA
- the tsaD gene encoding tRNA (adenosine(37)-N6)-threonylcarbamoyltransferase complex transferase subunit TsaD, translating into MIVLGVESSCDETGVGLVSDGVLLGDALASSMDAHARFGGVVPEVAARAHLEAIVPVLHEALEKAALQLSDVDAVAVTAGPGLSTAVQVGLASAKALAFALDKPLYGVHHLAGHAAVDVLEHGPLPPRCVALVVSGGHTSLLLLGDLGRDPIVHLGDTIDDAAGEAFDKIARVLGLGYPGGPVVDRVAREGDPHAIAFPRALSRPSDPAYGFSFSGVKTAVARWVEARVDAGGEVPVADVAASFQEAVADVLTCKALAACREHGVDTLLLVGGVAANSRVRSLAEERCAAAGVQLRVPPIRLCTDNGAMIAAVGDLLVRAGAPASGLDLGADPSAPLTGALLAGPWT; encoded by the coding sequence GTGATCGTCCTCGGCGTCGAGTCCAGCTGCGACGAGACCGGGGTCGGCCTCGTCAGCGACGGCGTGCTGCTCGGTGACGCGCTCGCCTCGAGCATGGACGCCCACGCCCGCTTCGGCGGCGTCGTCCCCGAGGTCGCGGCCCGCGCCCACCTCGAGGCGATCGTCCCCGTGCTGCACGAGGCGCTGGAGAAGGCCGCGCTGCAGCTGTCCGACGTCGACGCGGTCGCCGTCACCGCCGGGCCGGGGCTGTCGACGGCCGTGCAGGTCGGGCTCGCCTCGGCCAAGGCGCTCGCCTTCGCCCTCGACAAGCCGCTGTACGGCGTCCACCACCTCGCCGGGCACGCCGCCGTCGACGTCCTGGAGCACGGCCCGCTGCCGCCGCGCTGCGTGGCGCTCGTCGTCAGCGGCGGGCACACGTCCCTGCTGCTGCTCGGCGACCTCGGCCGCGACCCGATCGTCCACCTCGGCGACACGATCGACGACGCGGCGGGGGAGGCGTTCGACAAGATCGCCCGCGTCCTGGGGCTCGGCTACCCCGGCGGCCCGGTCGTCGACCGCGTCGCGCGCGAGGGCGACCCGCACGCCATCGCCTTCCCCCGCGCGCTGTCCCGCCCCTCCGACCCCGCCTACGGGTTCTCCTTCTCCGGGGTCAAGACCGCCGTCGCGCGCTGGGTCGAGGCCCGCGTCGACGCCGGCGGCGAGGTGCCCGTGGCCGACGTCGCCGCGAGCTTCCAGGAGGCCGTCGCCGACGTCCTGACTTGCAAGGCCCTCGCGGCCTGCCGCGAGCACGGGGTCGACACGCTGCTGCTCGTCGGCGGGGTGGCCGCGAACTCGCGCGTCCGGTCGCTGGCCGAGGAGCGCTGCGCCGCAGCGGGTGTGCAGCTGCGGGTGCCGCCGATCCGGCTGTGCACGGACAACGGCGCGATGATCGCGGCCGTGGGGGACCTGCTCGTCCGCGCGGGGGCGCCGGCCTCCGGGCTCGACCTCGGCGCGGACCCGTCCGCGCCGCTGACGGGGGCGCTGCTCGCCGGTCCCTGGACCTGA
- a CDS encoding tellurium resistance protein, which translates to MAIDYSKKANSPEPPAGAGGGGLSLSKVTLTKSAPKVSLSKSGATGGTLRVHLAWNARPAGAAPASGGGFLSKLKAAAAPPTGIDLDIGALYEFSDGSKGVVQALGNAFRDRGAGEPVVWLDGDDRTGGGGENLYVDLGQAARIKRVLVFAFIYEGVPNWAAADGVVTLHPAAGPEIEVRLDEHDDRSPMCAIAQITSDGREVSVQREVRYVQGGQQALDEAFGWGMKWRTGRK; encoded by the coding sequence GTGGCCATCGACTACTCGAAGAAGGCGAACAGCCCCGAGCCGCCCGCGGGCGCAGGAGGTGGGGGCCTGTCGCTGTCGAAGGTGACGCTGACCAAGTCCGCGCCGAAGGTGTCGCTGTCGAAGTCCGGCGCGACCGGCGGGACGCTGCGGGTCCACCTGGCCTGGAACGCCCGCCCGGCCGGGGCCGCACCGGCCTCCGGTGGCGGGTTCCTCTCCAAGCTCAAGGCCGCCGCCGCGCCCCCGACGGGCATCGACCTCGACATCGGCGCGCTCTACGAGTTCTCCGACGGCTCCAAGGGCGTCGTGCAGGCCCTCGGCAACGCCTTCCGCGACCGCGGCGCGGGCGAGCCCGTCGTCTGGCTCGACGGCGACGACCGCACCGGCGGCGGCGGGGAGAACCTCTACGTCGACCTCGGCCAGGCGGCCCGCATCAAGCGGGTCCTCGTCTTCGCTTTCATCTACGAGGGCGTGCCGAACTGGGCCGCCGCCGACGGCGTCGTGACCCTGCACCCGGCCGCAGGCCCCGAGATCGAGGTGCGCCTGGACGAGCACGACGACCGCTCGCCCATGTGCGCGATCGCCCAGATCACCTCCGACGGCCGCGAGGTGTCCGTCCAGCGCGAGGTGCGGTACGTCCAGGGCGGCCAGCAGGCCCTCGACGAGGCGTTCGGGTGGGGGATGAAGTGGCGGACCGGGCGCAAGTGA
- a CDS encoding alpha/beta fold hydrolase: MAAHGARFHVAETGDGPLVLLLHDFPQFWWAWRAQLVALAPAGYRTVAMDLRGYGASDKPPRGYDTPTSAADVAAVVRALGERDAVVVGLGIGGRTAWALPSLHPEQVRGVVAVGAGHPLLTRHVLRDRLGERTGLSTTRTALARQLPALPERSLVHGDGVARVLRERSGPGWPGEEDVARYREAVRVPFVAHSALEYHRWIARSAVRADGRRFAAALRAGTDVPVLQVRGELDPTVSRATLEAGARFAHGPHRLEEVPGAGHYVPEEAPARLTSLLAGWLARW, translated from the coding sequence GTGGCGGCGCACGGGGCGCGCTTCCACGTCGCCGAGACCGGTGACGGGCCGCTCGTCCTGCTGCTGCACGACTTCCCGCAGTTCTGGTGGGCCTGGCGCGCCCAGCTCGTCGCCCTCGCCCCGGCGGGCTACCGAACCGTCGCGATGGACCTGCGCGGCTACGGCGCCTCCGACAAACCCCCGCGCGGGTACGACACCCCGACGTCCGCGGCCGACGTGGCCGCCGTCGTGCGGGCCCTGGGGGAACGCGACGCCGTCGTCGTGGGCCTGGGCATCGGCGGGCGCACCGCGTGGGCCCTGCCCTCCCTGCACCCCGAGCAGGTCCGCGGCGTCGTCGCCGTCGGCGCCGGCCACCCCCTGCTGACGCGGCACGTGCTGCGCGACCGCCTCGGTGAGCGCACGGGCCTGTCCACCACCCGCACCGCCCTGGCCCGGCAGCTGCCCGCCCTGCCCGAGCGTTCCCTCGTCCACGGCGACGGCGTCGCCCGCGTCCTGCGCGAACGCTCCGGCCCCGGCTGGCCCGGTGAGGAGGACGTCGCCCGCTACCGCGAGGCCGTCCGGGTGCCGTTCGTCGCGCACTCGGCGCTGGAGTACCACCGCTGGATCGCGCGCTCGGCCGTGCGCGCCGACGGCCGCCGCTTCGCCGCCGCCCTGCGCGCCGGCACCGACGTGCCCGTCCTGCAGGTGCGCGGCGAGCTCGACCCCACCGTCTCCCGCGCGACGCTGGAGGCCGGCGCCCGCTTCGCCCACGGCCCGCACCGCCTCGAGGAGGTGCCGGGCGCGGGCCACTACGTGCCCGAGGAGGCCCCCGCCCGCCTCACCTCCCTGCTCGCGGGGTGGCTCGCGCGCTGGTGA
- a CDS encoding MarP family serine protease → MSSSDVLDLVLLLLLLAQVVAGYREGFLIGVAGLVGLVGGAALGVVALPPLVTGWDTGVQRSLAVVLGTVALAVVGRVVLGLVAARVRSVVRWELARVLDALLGAVASAVATLLVVWVVAGAARQAPLPSVVQAVTGSRVVATVDEVVPPEADDLLTRFWSAAQANGFPRVFTGLDPEPIAPVEAPSSEVPPALQQPLAAVVKITGVAPSCRRGLEGSGFVAARLDGAARVVTNAHVLAGVADPLVQPGGSSRRYPATVVAFDAGRDLAVLDVPGLDVAPLPRADELTAGDAAVVAGYPLDGPYRAEPARVRQVLQAQGRDIFDTTDVLREVYSVYATVQPGNSGGPLLTEDGRVAGVVFAKSLDDAQTGYALTPRELDAVLAAAGSRTEAVGTGGCARE, encoded by the coding sequence GTGAGCAGCTCCGACGTCCTGGACCTCGTCCTGCTCCTGCTCCTGCTCGCCCAGGTCGTGGCGGGCTACCGCGAGGGGTTCCTCATCGGCGTCGCCGGCCTCGTCGGTCTCGTCGGCGGGGCCGCGCTCGGGGTGGTGGCGCTGCCGCCCCTCGTCACCGGCTGGGACACCGGGGTGCAGCGGAGCCTGGCCGTCGTGCTGGGGACGGTCGCGCTGGCCGTGGTCGGGCGGGTCGTGCTGGGGCTGGTGGCCGCGCGGGTCCGCTCCGTCGTGCGGTGGGAGCTCGCGCGGGTGCTGGACGCCCTGCTGGGGGCGGTGGCGTCCGCCGTCGCGACCCTGCTCGTCGTGTGGGTCGTCGCGGGAGCGGCCCGGCAGGCGCCGCTGCCGTCCGTCGTGCAGGCCGTGACGGGCTCGCGCGTCGTCGCGACCGTCGACGAGGTCGTGCCGCCCGAAGCCGACGACCTGCTCACCCGGTTCTGGTCCGCCGCGCAGGCCAACGGGTTCCCGCGCGTCTTCACGGGGCTGGACCCCGAGCCCATCGCCCCCGTCGAGGCGCCCTCCAGCGAGGTCCCGCCCGCGCTGCAGCAGCCGCTCGCGGCCGTCGTGAAGATCACCGGTGTCGCGCCGAGCTGCCGGCGCGGGCTGGAGGGCAGCGGGTTCGTCGCCGCCCGCCTCGACGGCGCCGCCCGCGTGGTGACGAACGCGCACGTCCTCGCGGGGGTCGCCGACCCGCTCGTGCAGCCCGGCGGCTCCTCCCGCCGCTACCCCGCGACCGTCGTCGCCTTCGACGCCGGCCGCGACCTGGCCGTCCTCGACGTGCCCGGCCTCGACGTCGCGCCCCTGCCGCGGGCGGACGAGCTGACCGCCGGGGACGCGGCCGTCGTCGCGGGCTACCCGCTCGACGGCCCCTACCGCGCCGAACCGGCCCGCGTCCGGCAGGTGCTGCAGGCCCAGGGCCGCGACATCTTCGACACCACCGACGTGCTGCGCGAGGTCTACTCCGTGTACGCCACGGTGCAGCCGGGCAACTCCGGCGGGCCGCTGCTCACCGAGGACGGACGGGTCGCGGGCGTGGTGTTCGCGAAGTCGCTCGACGACGCGCAGACCGGGTACGCGCTGACGCCGCGCGAGCTGGACGCGGTGCTGGCCGCGGCGGGGTCGCGGACCGAGGCCGTGGGCACCGGGGGCTGCGCGCGGGAGTAG
- a CDS encoding NUDIX hydrolase gives MNALPDWLGPLAARLPDVTVADLRWREDRRPDQRSTPAAVLVLLGDGAAGPEVLLTERAGTLRQHSGQVAFPGGRADPGDADAAATALREATEETGLDPAGVDVLGELPPLGLAHSGHRVSPVVAHWRERGPVGVVDPSEVARVESVPLAELFAAERSLTGPGGYTGPAFAVRGLLVWGFTAEVLVRVLGLGGLRPPPPARLATIELDEALRWAGAGA, from the coding sequence GTGAACGCGCTGCCGGACTGGCTGGGTCCGCTCGCGGCCCGGCTGCCGGACGTCACGGTCGCCGACCTGCGCTGGCGGGAGGACCGGCGCCCGGACCAGCGCTCCACACCCGCCGCGGTGCTCGTGCTCCTGGGCGACGGTGCGGCCGGCCCGGAGGTCCTGCTCACCGAGCGGGCCGGGACGCTGCGCCAGCACTCGGGCCAGGTGGCGTTCCCCGGTGGCCGGGCCGATCCCGGCGACGCGGACGCCGCGGCCACGGCGCTGCGGGAGGCCACCGAGGAGACCGGCCTGGACCCGGCCGGCGTGGACGTCCTGGGTGAGCTGCCGCCGCTGGGTCTGGCGCACTCCGGGCACCGCGTGAGCCCCGTCGTCGCGCACTGGCGCGAACGCGGCCCCGTCGGGGTCGTCGACCCCTCCGAGGTCGCCCGCGTCGAGAGCGTCCCGCTGGCCGAGCTGTTCGCCGCCGAGCGCTCGCTGACCGGCCCCGGCGGGTACACCGGTCCGGCGTTCGCCGTCCGCGGGCTGCTCGTGTGGGGGTTCACCGCAGAGGTGCTCGTGCGGGTCCTGGGCCTGGGCGGGCTGCGGCCACCTCCCCCGGCCCGGCTCGCGACGATCGAGCTCGACGAGGCGCTGCGGTGGGCGGGGGCGGGCGCGTGA
- a CDS encoding phage holin family protein, whose product MTTLNDRPVGAPERTIGQLVADATKDMTELVRYEIALAKAEITTDVKHGAFGGGLFAVAALFGFVAFVFLGVTVAFALHEGAGWPIWLSFLVVAAAMLVVAGIAAAIGFGRIKQVRPPERTIRTSKESIAAIKAAATGKPVARTISGRPDARGIGH is encoded by the coding sequence ATGACCACCCTGAACGACCGACCCGTCGGCGCTCCCGAACGCACGATCGGTCAGCTCGTCGCCGACGCGACGAAGGACATGACCGAGCTCGTCCGTTACGAGATCGCCCTCGCGAAGGCCGAGATCACGACCGACGTGAAGCACGGCGCCTTCGGCGGCGGCCTGTTCGCCGTCGCGGCGCTCTTCGGTTTCGTCGCCTTCGTCTTCCTGGGGGTCACCGTCGCGTTCGCCCTGCACGAGGGCGCCGGCTGGCCGATCTGGCTGAGCTTCCTCGTCGTCGCCGCCGCGATGCTCGTCGTCGCCGGCATCGCCGCGGCCATCGGGTTCGGCCGCATCAAGCAGGTCCGCCCGCCCGAGCGCACCATCCGCACCTCCAAGGAGAGCATCGCCGCCATCAAGGCCGCGGCGACCGGCAAGCCCGTCGCCAGGACCATCTCCGGGCGTCCCGACGCCCGCGGCATCGGGCACTGA
- the nth gene encoding endonuclease III produces MSTQVETQLARTRRARRVHRLLAQRYPDAHCELDFTTPFELLVATVLSAQCTDARVNQVTPALFARFPTATALAAADRAELEALVQPTGFFRAKADNLLKLAAQLVAEHDGLVPPRQHDLVRLAGVGRKTANVVLGDAFGVPGLTVDTHVGRLSRRLGFTTHEDPVKVETDLAALIPRKDWTMFNHRVIFHGRRTCHSRRPACGACPVLRLCPSAGIGEMDPVGAAALVKRPALA; encoded by the coding sequence GTGAGCACGCAGGTGGAGACGCAGCTGGCCCGCACCCGCCGTGCCCGTCGCGTCCACCGCCTGCTCGCCCAGCGCTACCCCGACGCCCACTGCGAGCTCGACTTCACCACGCCGTTCGAGCTGCTCGTGGCGACCGTGCTGTCGGCGCAGTGCACGGACGCGCGCGTCAACCAGGTCACCCCCGCGCTGTTCGCGCGGTTCCCGACCGCGACCGCGCTGGCCGCCGCCGACCGCGCCGAGCTGGAGGCGCTGGTCCAGCCGACGGGTTTCTTCCGGGCCAAGGCGGACAACCTCCTCAAGCTGGCCGCCCAGCTGGTCGCCGAGCACGACGGGCTCGTCCCGCCCCGCCAGCACGACCTCGTCCGGCTCGCCGGGGTGGGCCGCAAGACCGCGAACGTCGTGCTGGGCGACGCCTTCGGCGTGCCGGGGCTGACCGTGGACACCCACGTGGGGCGGCTCTCGCGCCGGCTCGGGTTCACCACCCACGAGGACCCCGTGAAGGTGGAGACCGACCTGGCGGCGCTCATCCCCCGCAAGGACTGGACGATGTTCAACCACCGGGTGATCTTCCACGGCCGCCGCACCTGCCACAGCCGCCGGCCGGCCTGCGGGGCGTGCCCGGTCCTGCGGCTGTGCCCGTCGGCGGGCATCGGGGAGATGGACCCCGTCGGGGCCGCCGCCCTCGTCAAGCGACCGGCGCTCGCGTGA
- the def gene encoding peptide deformylase, which translates to MHPITRYFTPVLHRPCTPVTTFDDDLVQLVADMFASMDAADGVGLAANQIGVDARVFVVDCPDAGSETTGENVVAHVVNPVLHLPTGRKRRLDLDGEGCLSVPGEYADLARPDTAEVRGVDVHGEPVRIVGTGLLARCLQHESDHLDGVVYVDRLGAEERAQILEAAGLRAPS; encoded by the coding sequence GTGCACCCGATCACGCGCTACTTCACGCCCGTCCTGCACCGCCCCTGCACCCCCGTGACGACGTTCGACGACGACCTCGTCCAGCTCGTCGCGGACATGTTCGCCTCGATGGACGCCGCCGACGGGGTGGGGTTGGCCGCCAACCAGATCGGCGTCGACGCGCGCGTGTTCGTCGTCGACTGCCCCGACGCCGGGTCCGAGACGACGGGGGAGAACGTCGTCGCCCACGTCGTGAACCCGGTGCTGCACCTGCCGACCGGCCGCAAGCGCCGCCTCGACCTCGACGGCGAGGGCTGCCTGTCCGTGCCGGGGGAGTACGCCGACCTCGCCCGCCCCGACACCGCCGAGGTCCGCGGCGTCGACGTCCACGGCGAGCCCGTCCGCATCGTCGGGACCGGTCTGCTGGCCCGCTGCCTGCAGCACGAGAGCGACCACCTCGACGGCGTCGTCTACGTCGACCGGCTCGGCGCCGAGGAACGCGCGCAGATCCTCGAGGCCGCCGGGCTGCGGGCGCCGTCGTGA